The Terrirubrum flagellatum nucleotide sequence CGACCGCGATGATGGTCAAGTTCGGCGAGGACGGCATCAAGACGATCGAAGATCTCGCTGGTTGCGCCACCGACGAACTTGCCGGCTGGAGCGAGCGCAAAGTCACGGAGAAGGGCGGCGAGCGCCACAGCGAAGTCACGCGCCATCCGGGCCTGCTCGACGGCATGGACCTGTCGCGCGACGAGATCGAGGCGATCATCATGGCCGCACGCATCAAGGCCGGCTGGATCGAGGCTCCGGCGGAAGCGCCGGCCGAAGGCGAAACGGCGTAAGGATGCGTCGAGCCGCGCGCCGTGGATGGAGACGTTGATCTGGAGCGTTCCTGCATCGTCACGCGCGAAACGCGCGATCCATCCGAGCTGATCCGTTTCGTCCGCGCCCCGGACGGAACGGCGACGCCCGACCTGAAGAGAAAGCTTCCCGGTCGCGGCGCCTGGATTTCCGCGCGCGCCGAGATTATCTCCCGGGCGACGCCGAAGGCGTTCTCGCGCGCCTTTCGGGCCGAGACGAAAATTCCGGACGATCTGGCCGGACTCGTCGAGCGGCTTCTCAGGCAGGACGCCCTGCAATCGCTCTCGCTCGCCAACAAGGCCGGCCGTGTGGTGACGGGCTTCGATCAGGCGTTGGAGGCGGTTCAGAAAAATCGCGCCGTCGCCGTGCTGCATGCGCGGGAGGCGGCGGAAAATGGGCGGCGCAAGCTTCAAGGCGCCTCCAGAGGCGCGATCGAGGCGCTTGCGCCCTTCGAAAGTGGAGAAATGGATTTGGCTTTGGGCCGTATCCATGTGATACACGCGGCGCTCACGGTTGGCGCTGTCAGCGACGCGTGTCTGTCCCGTTGCCGTTTTCTCCTCGCGTTCCGGGGAGAGAGCGGGGACGGCGCGCGCATTGGCGAAGCGGTTACGGAAGCCGGGCCAGGGGCCCAGGCAGGATCGAAGGCTGAATGACTGATACGAAAAATCCGGGCGACAAGACGCTGCATGTGTCGTCCACGAAGACCCTGACGCTGAAGCGCCCCGAAACCGGAACGGTGCGCCAGAGCTTCTCCCATGGCCGCACGAAATCGGTCGTGGTCGAGAAGGTGAAGCGTCATACCTCGCCGCCGCCCGCCGCGCCCCGACCTGTCGAGGTGAAGGAAGCGCCGAAGCCGGCGCCCGCCCCCGTTCAGCCCGCGCCTGCGGCCGCCGCGCGGCCCGCTCAGACTGCGCCGTCGCCGGCCCCAAGCCGGCCTGCGCCCGTCAAGCCGTCGACGCCCGGCGGTCTCGTGCTGCGCCCGCTCTCCAATGACGAGCTTGAGGCGCGCCAGTCCGTGCTCGAGGATTCGCGCAAGCGCGAGGAAGAGACGCGCCGTCAGGCCGAAACAGAAGCCAAGGCGCGCGCCGAACGCGACGCTCGCGAGGCTGCCGAGCGCGCCGCTTCGGAAGCGCGCAAGCGCGAGGAGGACGACCGCCGCCGTCACGAAGACGATCTGAAGCGCAAGGCCGCCGACGAAGCGCGCCGACGCCTTGGCGAGCCGGCGCCGCGCGCGCCATCGGCCGATGGACGGCCGGAACGAGCCGCTTCCGGCGCAGGCGGTTATTCTGTTGGGACTGGCGGCCGGCGGCCGCAGCAACTTAATTTCGACCGTCCGAGACCGGAAGGGCGAGCAGATGAGCGAGCCGACGCTGGCAGCCCGCCGGAACGTTCGGCGCGTCCCTACGGCGATCGTCCGCAAGGCGACCGGCCGTCGCGTCCCTATGGCGACCGTCCTCAGGGCGACCGTCCGCCCCGCCCCTATGGCGACCGTCCGCAAGGCGATCGTCCGCCTCGCCCCTATGGCGACAGGCCCCAGGGCGACCGCCCGCCGCGTCCCTATGGCGACCGTCCTCAGGGCGACCGCCCGCCGCGTCCCTACGGCGATCGTCCTCAGGGCGATCGGCCGCCGCGCCCCTATGGCGACAGGCCCCAAGGCGATCGGCCGCCGCGTCCGTTCGGTGATCGCGGTCCGCGTCCGCCGGGAGGTCCGCGTCCGTTCGGCGGAGGCGGCTTCAATCCAGGACCGGCGCCGGGCGACAATCCCATGGAGGGCGCGCGTCCGCAGCGCTCGCGCGGAGACGGCATGCTGCGCCCGGCGCGCCGGCCGACCACGCCGATCAAGCCGGCCGCCGACGCCAAGCCTGCGAAAGGCGGCGACGCAAACCGCCGCGGCCGCCTGACGCTGTCGAATGCGCTTGAGGATGAGTCGGAGAAGTCGCACTCGACCGCGGCCTTCCGCCGTCGCGTTCAGCGCCTGACGGGCCATCGCGACGAAAGCTCTTCGGAAAAGATTTCGCGCGAGGTGACGGTCCCTGAGACCATCACCATCCAGGAACTCGCGAACCGCATGACGGAGCGCGCCGTCGATGTCATCCGCCTGCTGATGAAGCAGGGGCAGATGCTGAAGATCAACGACGTCATCGACGCCGACACCGCCCAGCTCATCGCCGAGGAAATGGGCCACACGGTCAGGCGCGTGGCGGAATCGGACGTCGAGGAAGGCCTATTCGAAAGCGCCGTCGAGGACACCGCGGAAGAGATGATGCCGCGTCCGCCGGTGGTGACGATCATGGGCCATGTCGATCACGGCAAGACGTCGCTGCTCGACGCGATCCGGCATGCGAATGTCGTGTCCGGCGAGGCCGGCGGCATCACGCAGCATATCGGCGCCTATCAGGTGACCGCCCCATCAGGCGGCAAGATCACCTTCATCGACACGCCCGGCCACGCCGCCTTCAGCGCCATGCGAGCGCGCGGCGCAAAGGTGACGGACATCGTCGTGCTCGTGGTCGCCGCCGATGACGGCGTCATGCCGCAGACGGTGGAGGCCATCAATCACGCCAAGGCGGCGAAGGTGCCGGTGATCGTCGCGATCAACAAGATCGACAAACCTGACGCCAAACCCGAGCGCGTCCGCACCGAGCTTCTGCAATATGAAGTGCAGGTCGAAGCGATGGGCGGCGAAGTGCAGGACGTCGAGGTCTCGGCCAAGAACAAGACCAATCTCGATGGGCTTCTCGAAGCCATCGCCCTGCAGGCGGAACTGCTCGATCTCAAGGCGAACGCCAACCGGCCGGGAGAAGGCACCGTCATCGAAGCGAAGCTCGATCGCGGCCGCGGCCCGGTCACGACCGTGCTTGTCCAGCGTGGCACGCTCGTCGTCGGCGATATCGTCGTCGCCGGCTCCGAATGGGGCAAGGTGCGCGCGTTGATCGCGGACACCGGCGAAAGCGTGAAATTCGCTGGCCCGTCGTTCCCGGTCGAGGTGCTCGGCTTCTCCGGCACGCCTGACGCGGGTGACCGCGTCGCGGTGGTCGACAACGAAGCGCGCGCCCGTGAAATCACGGCCTATCGTGAACGTCAGAAGCGCGACAAGGCCGTCGCGCGTCAGGCGACCATGCGCGGCTCGCTCGCCGAGATGATGAAGGGCGTGAAGGACAGCGCCGGCAAGAAGGAGTTCCCGCTCATCGTCAAAGCCGATGTGCAGGGCTCGGTCGAAGCGATCGTGTCGGCGCTCGAGAAACTCGGCAACGACGAGGTGCGCGCGCGCGTCATCCATTCGGGCGTCGGCGGCATCACCGAAAGCGACATCACGCTGGCGGAATCCTCAGCCGCGGCGGTCATCGGCTTTAACGTGCGCGCCCACAAGGAAGCGCGCGAGGCGGCCGAGCGCACTGGCACCGAAATCCGCTACTACAACATCATCTACAACCTCGTGGATGACGTGAAGGACGCCATGTCCGGACTGCTCGCGCCAACCTTGCGCGAGGAGCGACTCGGCGAAGCGCAGATCAAGGAGATCTTCGCGGTGTCCAAGGTCGGCAAGGTGGCGGGCTGCGTGGTGTCCGACGGCGTGGTGCAGCGCGGCGCGAATGTTCGCTTGATCCGCGACAACGTGGTCATCCACGAAGGCAAGCTGTCGACGCTGCAGCGCTTCAAGGACCAGGTCGCGGAAGTGCGCGCCGGTCAGGAATGCGGCATGTCGTTTGAGAATTATCAGGACATGCGCGCCGGCGACGTCATCGAGTGTTACAAGGTCGAAGAGGTCAAGCGGACGCTCTGATCCGCTCCACCGCGCCTCAAGTCATGCCGGCGCTTGTCGCCGGCGGCCATGTCTGTTTGCCTCCCGCATAGAGACATGGCCGGCCGGATAGCCCGGCCATGACGAAGCGCACTGCAACTCTTTCCGGTTCGAGCCCGGGAGTTGAGCGAATGAAGAAGAAATCAGCCCACCCCGCAGGTCCTTCGCAGCGCCAGTTGCGCGTCGGCGAGCTTATCCGTCAGGCGCTCTCGGAGATGCTGGCGCGTGGCGACATCTATGACGACACGCTTGCGTCCCATCCTGTCTCGGTGACGAGCGTGCGGGTCACGCCCGATCTCAAGCTCGCCGACATCCGCATCCTGCCGCTTGGCGGCGAGGATACGATCGCGGTTCTCGCCGCGCTCGACCACAACCGCAAATTCATCCGCGGCGAGATCGCTCACCGCATCAATCTGAAGTTCGCGCCCGACATCCGCTTCCATGCGGACGACAGTTTCGACGCGCGCACCCAGATCGAACGCATCCTCGATTCCGAGCAGGTTCGCCGCGACACGCGCAAACCCGCCGCTTCCAACGACTGACCAGAAACCGTCGCGCCGGTTCGACTCCGGCGACGGAGAGAACCAATGACCGAGCACGCCAAACCTCTCGACATGCGCGAAAAGCCGTCGGCTCCGCCGCGTTCCGACACGCCGCGGCCCAAGAAGCGCGACGTGGACGGATGGTTCGTGCTGGACAAGCCGACGGGCGTCACCTCGACCCATGCGGTGTCGATCATCAAGCGCCTCTTCCGGGCGAAGAAGGCGGGGCATGCCGGCACGCTCGATCCCCTCGCCTCCGGCTGCCTGCCCATTGCGCTTGGCGAGGCAACGAAGACCGTTCCCTATGTCATGGACGGCCGCAAAGCCTATCGCTTCACCGTGACCTGGGGCGCCGAGACCGACACGGACGATTCAGAAGGTCGCGTCATCGCAACTTCAGACCAGCGTCCGACGCGCGCCGAGGTCGAGACCGCGCTGCCTGCTTTCGTCGGCGTTATTTCTCAAACGCCGCCGAAATTCTCCGCCATCCGCGTCGCCGGCGAGCGCGCCTACGATCTCGCGCGCGAGGGCGAAGATGTAGAACTGAAGCCGCGCGAGATTCTGATCGAGGAATTGGTCGTCGTTGCTCATGACGACGCGACGACGACGCTCGACGCGCGCACCGGCAAAGGCGCCTATGTGCGCGCGATCGCGCGTGACCTCGGCCGCGCGCTTGGCTGCGGTGGGCATATCAGCGCGCTTCGGCGCACCCGCGTCGGACCGTTCCGCGAAAGCGACCTCACACCGCTGCCGCCGCGCGATTCCAGCGACGAAGCGTTGAGCGACGCTCAGCTCGCGGCGCTGCTCAAGCCTGCTTCGGCTGCTCTTTCGGAGTTGCCTTCAGTCACGGTCTCGCGCGGCGACGCCGGCCGGCTGCTGCGGGGCCAGGGCGTGATTCTGCGCGGCCGCGATGCGCCGATCACGACTGACGCCGTCGCAGTGCATGCAGATGGCGCGCTCATCGCCATTGGCGAGATCGACGGAGGCGAGCTTCGGCCGCGTCGCGTCTTCCTGCAAGACAGGCGATAGCGCCTGATATTGTAAGAACGCTTCAGGCGGCGCGATCGACGTCGCGCGTCGCGTCCTGCAGAAACGCGCGGACGCTCGCCTCGATCGACGCGATTTCGCGCGCCGCTTTCATCGCCGCATTGTGCAGCGTGCGCGCAGCGCGTTCGCTGGCGGCGGCGTTGTCAGCCAGACCTTCCATGCCGTCGGCGACCCCGCCCGCGCGGCGGACGACATCCTGGGCCTGCCTGGAAATCGCATCGCTCGCCTGAACCTGCTCGCGCATCGCGTAATGGAGCCTGGATGTAGTCTCATCGACGATGCGAATTGCAGCTTCAGCATTCTCGCTGCTCGCGACAACCATCGAGACGCGCCCCTGGATGGCGGCGATACTTGTGGCGATCTGACGAGTGGCGTCCGCTGTCTGCTTCGACAACGCCTTCACCTCTGTCGCCACGATTGCGAAACCGCGACCGGATTCGCCCGCGCGCGCCGCTTCAATCGTCGCATTCAGCGCCAGCAGATTGGTCTGTCCCGCGATGCGCTCGATCAGGCCGACGATCTCGTCGATGCGCGCCGCATCCTCGGCCAGCGCGCCAATCGCCTCGGCGCTGCGCGTCGTATGGGTGATCGCCGACTTGGCGGCTTCGCCAACGCGACCGACGGCCTCGGCCGCATCGCTGACGGCGCGCGCCATTCCGTCGCTCGCATCGGCGACGCTCGACGCCTGCGATGAGGATGCGCCGGACTCGGCGCGCGTTTCCGCGGCCAGCGCCTGCGTTTCCCCCGTCGCATCGACGATCAGGCGCGAAGCGTCGCGCAACTCGTCGGCGGCGGCGCCGATCGTGGCGAGAATCGTCGAAACGTCGCGCTGAAAGCGATCACGGGCCGCCGCCAGCTCTTCGCGCCGCCGCATCTGCAATTCGCGATCACGCTCGATCTCGAGCGCGCTCATTTCGGCTTCAGCGCGCGCCGTCTGCGCCGAGGCTGTGGCCTCGGCGCTCTCCTGGAAACGCGCGACGACCGCGAGGCCGGTGAAGACAAGCATAGCCGTCTCGACCACGACGACCGCAGCATGGAAAGTCATCCTGAGAAAATCTGATCCGCCGGGATAGAGGGCGCTCGGCAGAAGAAAATTGAGAGAGAGGTGATGGACCGCGATCAGCCCCGCCGTCGCGATTGTGATGCGCCAGTCGCAATATCCCGCGACCATGGCGAGCACCGCGAAATAATAGAAATGCGCCTCGACCTGCCAGAGATGTCCCGAAAAAAGCAGGACGAGGAGCGAGGTCTGCGCAACGAGCGCAACGCCGACCGACAGCGTTACGATCGTCGTCGATCGCTGCATCCGCTGCAGAATATAGGGAACGAGCGCGCAGGCGAGCGCTGCGACGCCCGCCGCCCAAGCGCCCTTGCCGAGCAGCCAGGCGACGATTGCGATGATCGGCGCGTGAATCACCGCAGCAAAAATCAGCGCGCGCGTGATGATATTCCGGAAGGCCGCGAGATCGATATTCATCCGCTCGACCATCCAATCCGGACGTCGGAAGCGCACCACGCGATCGCTCTTGCATCAAGAGCGAAGAGAGCCCCTCCGGCGAGAACGCGATCGGAGAAATCGGGCCGATCAGGTTTGACGAAGACGACGAAGCCAAACGCCCCGGACCGCAGCAACGAGCTGCCCGCAACGGTGGCGCGCGTCGCCGCGGCGGCTGAGTCGACCCAGGGCGCATAGATGACTGCGATCGGCGCGGCCGGATCAACCGGTCGCAATTGCGCCCGCGCCATCAGCGCGGGAGCCGCCACACTCGCAATGAGGATTAAGACAACATCCAAGAACCGTCGCCCGGCATTGCGCCGCGCGACGGAATGAGCAATCGACATCGCCACACCGCCGTCGGCCCCCCGGCGGGCCGCGCATTTCGCTTTTAGGCGATCGCTGTTAACGCATTGTTATCCGCTTGCGGCGGCGCCCGCGATCAGACGCCAGCCTGGATGTCCTTGGCGGCTTGCGTCATCAGATCGTCCATGGTGCGGCGGATCTGGTGATCGCTTTCATGGACGCCGGCGGCGTCGAAGTCAGTGCGGATCTTCTTGAAGACGTCGTGATCGCCGATCTCCTCGAAGTCCGACATCACCACCGACTTCGCATAGGCGTCAGCGTCGGCGCCGCTCTTGCCCAGTTTGGCTGCCGCCCAAAGGCCGAGCAGCTTGTTGCGCCGGGCTGTCGCCTTGAACCGAAGCTCCTCGTCATGGGCGAACTTCTTCTCGAAGGCGTCCTTGCGGTCGTCCATGCCGGAGGTCATTTCTGGTCCTTTCCTGATGGCCCGATCAAGGGCCTCCCGTGATCATCGGCGATATAGCGAGGCGTCGACCGGCGCGCCAGACGCCTGCTCGCGAAAGGGAAAGACGTCAGGCGAAAGCGTCGAACAGATGGCCCAACAGCATCTGCCAGATGATCAAAGGGGTAAGAATTGCGCCGAGCAGCGCCAGCGCCAACCCCGTCCGCGGCGCGCGGCCGATTGCGCCCAAGACGAGCGCCGGCAAGCTGAGCAGCAGAAAGGGCGGCGTCGCGAAGAACAAGGGAATCATCCCGAAGCCGCTCGCATAGGGATTGCGCATCTCCTGGATCGCAATGCCCGCCGCCCAGAGCCAATAGAATAGCTGTAGCGTCGATAGAGCCAGCGCGACCCAACGAAGACGCGCGCCAATCCGTGAATCCGGGCGCCTGGTCGAAGATTGGACGGGCATGGCGCTTCCTTGTCGCTGAGCGAATATGAACTATGTTCAATACCGTCAGCGAACCTTGCGATGCGCGCTGGCGCACGTTTCCGCGCGTTCAAGCTGTCGCGCGGCCGCCAATCTTGCATTGCATCATGGAAAGGCCATATGGGGATGGACAGATCACATCCGTTGTCTGCGGCCGTCCCTTCGTCTACCGTCTCAACAGGGGACCCCGATGCGCCAATCGCTCGACCGACGGCCCGACAGCGCGCCCGAACGGAAGGCCCCAAATCCATGGATTTCTCCAAACCACGGTACATTCCGATGAATCGTCGTCGCCGCATTTACGAGGGCAAGGCCAAGGTCCTGTATGAGGGGCCGGAGCCGGGAACGCTGATCCAGCACTTCAAGGACGACGCGACGGCCTTCAATGCCAAGAAACACGAGGTCATCGACGGCAAGGGCGTGCTGAACAACCGGATCTCGGAGTATGTCTTCACGCATCTCAACAATATCGGCGTGCCCACCCACTTCATCAAACGGCTCAACATGCGCGAGCAGTTGATCCGCGAGGTCGAGATCATTCCCCTCGAGGTCGTGGTCCGTAATGTCGCCGCCGGTTCGCTGGCGGAGCGACTTGGCCTTGAGGAAGGCACCCAGCTCCCGCGCTCCATCATCGAATTCTATTACAAGAGCGACAAGCTCAACGATCCCATGGTGTCGGAAGAGCACATCACCGCCTTCGGCTGGGCGACGCCGCAGGAGATCGACGACATCATGGCGCTCGCCATCCGGGTGAACGACTTCCTCTCGGGCATCTTCCTCGGTGTCGGCATCCGCCTGGTCGATTTCAAGATGGAGACGGGGCGGCTCTGGGAGGGCGAGATGATGCGCATCGTCGTCGCCGACGAGATCAGTCCCGATTCCTGCCGTCTCTGGGACATGAAGTCGAACGACAAGCTCGACAAGGATCGCTTCCGCCGCGACATGGGCGGGCTGGTGGAGGCCTATTCCGAGGTGGCGCGCCGGCTCGGCATCATGAGCGAGAACGAGCGCCCGACCCATACGGGACCGAAGCTGGTGCAGTGAATGGCGACCTCGCTCCGAAACAATGAAGGCCCCGCGAGGGGCCTTTTTCTTTTATCAACCAGCGCGCCGCGCCCGCGAATCTATCTGCTTGCGGACATGGCGGCGAACAGCGGTTTCGCATTCTGCTTGGGCATTTTCTCGGCCAGGCCCATCATGCGTTCGCGACGACCCATCTCGGCCCAGATTTCCTCGGGGGTGATGCCGGAAGCCGCCCAGAGAACCACAAGATTGTAGATCAGGTCGGCGCTCTCCGCGATCACCGCAGAACGGTCGCCCTTCACGGCGTCGAGCCCGACCTCGACGGCCTCCTCGCCGACCTTTTTCGCCATCTTGGCGATCCCGCCGGCCATGAGTTTGGCGGTCCGTGAGATCGCAGGATCACAGTCCCGCGCCCGGTGAACGCCTTCATACAGTCGTTCAATCGAATCGCTCATGAATTACCCTGATATACCAACTCCATGAATAAATCACTTAAACTTTGCCGGCTCAATAGAAAAATGGTTTCCAGCGGGTGACATTTGTTTGAATGAGACTTCCGTCCTGATGCAGCGCGCCGACAATGCGTCCCCTATTTCCAGAACGGCTTCACCTCGATCAGCTTGCTTAAAGCGGCTTCAGCCTTTGAGATGAGCGCTTCCGCACACGCCGACTCCTGGCCGGCAAGGAAACCCGCTGCGTAGCCGCCCGCATCGCCGCCCTCGGCCGCCAGATCCACGAGCAGACTCCGGTGCGTCGCGATGTCGTTGAGGGCGCCAAGGCGGTCGAGCAACCTCTTCAGGGCGGCGAGCATACGATCCCGTTTTCGCCTGGCGTCCGGGAAAATATCCGCGAACAGCTCAATGGCGAAGCGCTGCTTCTTGGCCTGGATGCGAAGGGCATGAAGAGTCTCGACGCCGCCATCCGCCGCATGCTTCGCGCGTTTCCTGAGTTTTCTCCAACGCCGTCGGAGTTCTTTGCGCGCGGCCTCAGCGATGACGCCTCGTGCGCCCTTATCCGCCGGCGCGTCTCCCAGGCGTGCAGCTACACGCTCGATTTGCTCCCGCCATGCCGGCGAGGCGATTGAAGCACGCGCCTTGTCGAACGCCTGCGCCCGCTTCTCCTGCGCCCGCACGCGCAGCGCGGCGAAACCGGCCGGCGCGTCCGCGATGTCTGGCGCGAGAGCCCCTTGCAGGAGCGTGTCGAGATCACGGGCCGGTCCGAGTTCCTGGCCCGCCCAACGCAGCGCGACCGCAAGCTCGTCAATCAGCCCGTCATTTCCCCCGCGCCGGACGATCGACGCCATTGTGCGCGCGCGACGAAGAGCCACGCGGAGCTGATGGACTCCCTTCTCCCCTTCAGTCTCCAGCGTTGACGCGCAATCAAGCACACGCAGCAGCGTCTCGCGAAGCAGAGGCCGCAATATTTCGCCGCCTCCCTGGCGGGCGCGAACTTCATTGGTCTGCGGCTCGATATCGATCGCCGTCTGATCCACGCGGCTTCCTCTGGCTGATGTGGCGCGCATCACGGCGACGCCGTCATCAAAACGTCAAGAGGCTCGCCGGCAATGGCGCGGAGATTTCTGCGGCATCGAGCAGAAGAGGAGAAAATCTGAAATTTATCAAATTATTACTCGATTTTTCCGGCGATCTGGCGGTCCGCTTCGATGGCCCGCGGCCAATCATTCGCTGGCGTTCGATTCAGCGGCCTTTCGTTTGCCGGCTGTCTTATCGGGCCGATCTTCGCTGAATGAATCGCATCACAGGAATTGGGTGGTCGGCGTCCTCGCGCGGAATTACGTCGACGAGGTTGCAGGGGAATCGCCATGAGCCGAAAAGATTGGGCGCTGCTGTTGATGCTGTCGCTCCTGTGGGGGGCGTCATTCCTCTTCATCCGCGTCGCGGTTCAGGACATCCCGCCTTTCACGCTGGTGTTCGGGCGCGTTGGAATCGCGGCGCTCGCGCTTGGGCTGTTGCTCGCCGCGACCGGGGAAGGAGCGCCACGCGGCCGCTCGGTCTGGATCGCGCTCGCGACTATGGGCGTCCTCAACAACATCATTCCCTTCAGCCTGATCTTCTGGGGGCAGAAGGAGATTGGCGCCGGCCTCGCATCGATCCTGAATGCGACGACGCCGCTCTTCACCGTTCTCGTCGCACATGTCTTCACGACCGATGAGAAGTTGACGCCGGCGAAAATCCTCGGCGTGGCGCTCGGCATCGCCGGCGTCGCAGCGATGATCGGGCCTTCGGCGCTGGCGGGCCTTGATCGCTCGATCGCGGCCCAGCTCGCCTGCCTCGGCGCGGCGTTGTCCTATGGTTTCGCCGGCATCTATGGCCGCCGCTTCAAGCCGATGGGCGTGAAGCCGATGTACACCGCGTTTGGCACCTTGACCGCCAGCGCGTCGATCATGCTCGTGATCGCCGCGATCGTCGACCAGCCCTGGCGTCTGCCCGCTCCATCGATGACGGCGATCGGCGCGCTGCTTGGCCTCGCGCTCCTATCAACGGCGCTCGCCTATCTTATCTTCTATCGCATTCTCGCCAGCGCCGGCGCGACCAATCTCTCACTGGTGACCTTTCTCATTCCGCCAAGCGCGATCCTGCTTGGCGTGATCATTCTTGGCGAGCGGATTGAGCCGCGACACATCGTCGGGATGATCTTCATCGGCGCCGGTCTCGCCTGCATCGACGGCAAGCTCGCCCGCCTGTTTCGACGCGAAGCGTCCGGGCGGGCGTCCGCCTGACGCAAGCGTGATTTTCGCGCAATTTTTTGCAGCGGCGGCGAATCCTTTCGCCGTCTGCGCGCCTCTCTCCGGGGAAGACCGCCGAACGACCGGCGCGTCGAACGGGAGAGCATGTGATGGCGCTCTACAGAAAGAACATCGGCGGCGGACAGCAAATCGCGAGGCTCGCGATGGGCGGCGCGGCTGCAGCCGCATCGCTCGTCTTCCTCGCATCGCCCCTCAATCTCGTCGGCGCTGCGGCCGGGCTCATCTTCGCGATCACCGGGCTCGTCGGCTACTGTCCGATGTGCGCCATCGCCGATAGCGGCGCGCGCAAGCGAGCCGAGAGATGACGAGCCACCTCCTCTCCGAATCCCTGTTCAACGCCGCTCGCCATGGCGAGCGCGAGGCGATCATGCGCGTGCTGGAAGTCGCGCAGCCCGACATCAGGCGCTATGCGCGCGCCGCCTGCCGCACATCGGCCGACGCGGAAGACGCCGCGCAGGAGGCGCTGTGGCTTCTGTTCCGGCGCGTCGGCGCCATCCGGTCGCTCGCGTCCTTTTCAAGCTGGCTGTTCACGGTCGTGCGCCGCGAATGTCTCAGACTGGCGCGTCGCGCCGGCTTGTTGCGCGGCGAACCGCTTGAAGAGCCTGATCTTGCGCCGGCGTCATCTTCGTCCAACGCCGATCTCCGGCTCGATCTTGCCGCGGCGATCGAGGCGCTGCCCGCGCATTATCGCGAGATCATCCTGATGCGCGACGTCAGGGAAATGACCATCGACGAAATCGCCGCGGCGCTCAACGCGACGCGGCAATCCACCAAGGCCCGCCTGCATCG carries:
- a CDS encoding DMT family transporter; translation: MSRKDWALLLMLSLLWGASFLFIRVAVQDIPPFTLVFGRVGIAALALGLLLAATGEGAPRGRSVWIALATMGVLNNIIPFSLIFWGQKEIGAGLASILNATTPLFTVLVAHVFTTDEKLTPAKILGVALGIAGVAAMIGPSALAGLDRSIAAQLACLGAALSYGFAGIYGRRFKPMGVKPMYTAFGTLTASASIMLVIAAIVDQPWRLPAPSMTAIGALLGLALLSTALAYLIFYRILASAGATNLSLVTFLIPPSAILLGVIILGERIEPRHIVGMIFIGAGLACIDGKLARLFRREASGRASA
- a CDS encoding sigma-70 family RNA polymerase sigma factor, with translation MTSHLLSESLFNAARHGEREAIMRVLEVAQPDIRRYARAACRTSADAEDAAQEALWLLFRRVGAIRSLASFSSWLFTVVRRECLRLARRAGLLRGEPLEEPDLAPASSSSNADLRLDLAAAIEALPAHYREIILMRDVREMTIDEIAAALNATRQSTKARLHRARSLMREYLAR
- the hisE gene encoding phosphoribosyl-ATP diphosphatase — protein: MSDSIERLYEGVHRARDCDPAISRTAKLMAGGIAKMAKKVGEEAVEVGLDAVKGDRSAVIAESADLIYNLVVLWAASGITPEEIWAEMGRRERMMGLAEKMPKQNAKPLFAAMSASR
- a CDS encoding CHAD domain-containing protein, with the translated sequence MRATSARGSRVDQTAIDIEPQTNEVRARQGGGEILRPLLRETLLRVLDCASTLETEGEKGVHQLRVALRRARTMASIVRRGGNDGLIDELAVALRWAGQELGPARDLDTLLQGALAPDIADAPAGFAALRVRAQEKRAQAFDKARASIASPAWREQIERVAARLGDAPADKGARGVIAEAARKELRRRWRKLRKRAKHAADGGVETLHALRIQAKKQRFAIELFADIFPDARRKRDRMLAALKRLLDRLGALNDIATHRSLLVDLAAEGGDAGGYAAGFLAGQESACAEALISKAEAALSKLIEVKPFWK
- a CDS encoding DUF2892 domain-containing protein, which gives rise to MALYRKNIGGGQQIARLAMGGAAAAASLVFLASPLNLVGAAAGLIFAITGLVGYCPMCAIADSGARKRAER